The following proteins come from a genomic window of Nicotiana tomentosiformis chromosome 12, ASM39032v3, whole genome shotgun sequence:
- the LOC104091793 gene encoding zinc finger CCCH domain-containing protein 6 produces the protein MRGQQKSKRVTWASDVNLCQVRLFLSEDSPAQVGLGAQDHLQAKISWPLHAGVLVSDDNLPPGFEGAQPASLWKNKLAQIPVIKWTRPPSFVLATKWRVVAGEESNEMEVQKQREMRVLEAIYPRESSIPPNPSMVPGEETLHNEQNTPVIPITPVEEEEVADPSFGTVLPSNAVSSKAQVMQSGVLLSNKSAGNNLPVPGISSAGVVPGVEPDVVAAAQAALTALMADNGQGNLIDHELLIKILSDPKIVGQLVTQQEAGTSSHSVPPTSTQNMSAASNMPNPRPQASSISAPPQAVVSRADPSFVHTGRADPPAVPVSRTELVMPSVAGASNGPFHSAPSRIGPIPSLRPRVPEVVSAPLPSVGAPVASVSTPSSSMPVPVARDINYYKSLIQQHGGERQETLPQYSNRNNQHLGSVQESINSSNHRDSKPKIMKPCIYFNSSKGCRHGVNCAYLHDASSQQRVGSLPEVQNSKRMKMDREITGT, from the exons GTAAGACTTTTCCTTTCTGAAGATTCCCCTGCCCAAGTTGGATTAGGAGCTCAAGATCACCTCCAAGCAAAGATATCATGGCCTTTGCATGCAGGTGTTTTGGTGTCTGATGATAATTTACCACCAGGCTTTGAAGGTGCACAGCCTGCAAGCCTCTGGAAGAATAAATTAGCTCAAATCCCTGTGATCAAATGGACTCGTCCTCCCTCG TTTGTACTTGCTACAAAATGGCGAGTGGTCGCCGGTGAAGAAAGCAATGAAATGGAGGTTCAGAAACAACGGGAGATGAGAGTGCTTGAAGCTATTTATCCACGTGAATCTTCCATTCCTCCAAA TCCTTCAATGGTTCCTGGAGAAGAGACTCTTCATAATGAGCAGAACACACCTGTTATACCCATAACTCCTGTTGAAGAGGAGGAAGTAGCAGATCCATCATTTGGTACTGTGCTACCTTCTAATGCAGTTAGCTCAAAGGCCCAGGTAATGCAGTCTGGAGTTCTTTTGTCCAACAAAAGTGCCGGAAATAACCTTCCAGTCCCTGGAATCTCATCGGCTGGAGTAGTTCCTGGTGTGGAGCCTGATGTTGTTGCAGCAGCTCAGGCTGCTTTAACTGCACTCATGGCAGACAATGGCCAAGGAAATCTGATTGACCATGAGCTGCTCATAAAAATTTTGAGTGATCCAAAAATTGTTGGGCAGTTGGTTACACAGCAAGAAGCAGGCACCAGCTCCCATAGCGTGCCACCTACAAGTACCCAAAATATGTCTGCTGCTAGTAACATGCCCAACCCAAGGCCGCAGGCATCAAGTATTAGTGCTCCACCTCAGGCTGTAGTCAGTCGAGCTGATCCATCTTTCGTTCACACAGGTAGAGCAGATCCTCCTGCAGTCCCAGTCAGTAGAACAGAACTAGTTATGCCCTCGGTGGCAGGTGCTTCTAATGGGCCCTTCCACTCTGCTCCAAGTAGGATAGGACCCATTCCCAGTTTGAGGCCTCGTGTACCTGAGGTCGTATCAGCTCCTTTACCTTCTGTAGGAGCTCCAGTAGCATCCGTGTCAACACCATCGTCGTCTATGCCAGTACCTGTAGCTAGGGACATCAACTATTACAAGAGTCTCATTCAGCAACATGGAGGAGAAAGGCAAGAAACATTGCCACAGTATAGCAACCGAAACAACCAGCATTTAGGTTCAGTTCAAGAATCAATAAATAGCTCTAATCATAGAGATTCAAAACCTAAGATAATGAAGCCTTGCATCTATTTTAATAGTTCAAAGGGATGCCGCCATGGCGTGAACTGTGCATATTTACATGATGCATCCTCCCAACAGAGAGTTGGTAGCTTGCCAGAGGTGCAAAATTCAAAGAGAATGAAAATGGATAGAGAGATTACTGGTACATAG